One Burkholderia sp. 9120 genomic window, TGAAGCCACGTCGCCACGCCAGCCGGTTGCCGGCGGCATCGACGAGTAAGGAGAAAGGCATGCAATTCGACAAGCGCGCCTGGCTCGACCGCATCAAGCAGATGTTCGCGGGCTTCGACCGCCCGCTCGCGTTGATCGTGTTCCTGCTGCTGTGCGTCGGCATCGTGACGCTGTACAGCGCGAGCCTCGACGTCCCCGGTCGCGTGGAAGACCAGTTGCGCAACATCCTGCTGACGTTCGTGCTGATGTGGGGGCTCGCCAATGTGCCACCCACCACGCTGCTGCGCTTCGCGGTTCCGCTCTATACGTTCGGGATCGCGTTACTCGTTGCGGTCGCGATGTTCGGTCTCACGCGTAAAGGCGCGAAGCGCTGGATCAACGTCGGCGTAGTGATCCAGCCGTCGGAAATCCTCAAAATCGCGACACCGCTAATGCTCGCCTGGTACTACCAGCGCCGCGAAGGCGTGATGCGCTGGTACGACTACCTGGTCGGCTTCGTGATCCTCGCGGTGCCGGTCGGTCTGATCGCCAAGCAGCCCGACCTCGGCACCGCCGTGCTGGTGTTCGCGGCCGGTTTCTTCGTGATTTACTTCGCGGGCCTGAGTTTCAAGCTGATCGTGCCGGTGCTGGTGGCAGGGGTGATCGCGGTCGCCGCGATCGCGACGTTCCAGGACAAGATCTGTC contains:
- the rodA gene encoding rod shape-determining protein RodA, with protein sequence MQFDKRAWLDRIKQMFAGFDRPLALIVFLLLCVGIVTLYSASLDVPGRVEDQLRNILLTFVLMWGLANVPPTTLLRFAVPLYTFGIALLVAVAMFGLTRKGAKRWINVGVVIQPSEILKIATPLMLAWYYQRREGVMRWYDYLVGFVILAVPVGLIAKQPDLGTAVLVFAAGFFVIYFAGLSFKLIVPVLVAGVIAVAAIATFQDKICQPEVQWPLMHDYQKHRICTLLDPTSDPLGKGFHTIQAVIAIGSGGPLGKGWLKGTQAHLEFIPEKHTDFIFAVFSEEFGLAGGVVLLTLYMLLIARGLYIAANGATLFGRLLAGSLTMAFFTYAFVNIGMVSGILPVVGVPLPFMSYGGTALTTLGVAIGLIMSIARQKRLMQS